The Lolium perenne isolate Kyuss_39 chromosome 6, Kyuss_2.0, whole genome shotgun sequence genome segment CGGTGGAGGCCTGGCCGCGGCGGGAGGCGGTTGGCGCAGAGCAGTTCCGCTCAGGGGCTATGCGAAGGATAGGAGAGCAGAAGccatggcggctagggttggacagGAGAGAAAAGCTAGGGGTGGGACGGAGAGCAGGACTGTGTATCACACTGTGATGGGCCTGGCCCAGTTTGGCTCGTGCGGGGCGAAATTATTGACATAGTGTGGGACGACCAAAACTTGACGTATTGAGAAGTtaggcagaataaggaacaccttcgtgctttttaagtagtgtagatgtactgttttttttttcaaagaCAGGAAAACAATAAAATTCTAAGAAAAGGCTCCAACGTGGAAAGCTTCGTGGGCCTTCCGAAAAGGTTGCGTTTCATTGGTCTAGGTCTACCCGTCATTTGCAAAATCAATGCGCTATTCGGCCTTTTGGTATGCATGATGCGTATTTCATAAACATACGTAGATGGGCTATTTCAGCCTGCTTAATGCTTAAGACTCCCGAAAAGCCCACGACACTCAGCACAAATACGGCGCGCAAAGCGCAACGCACGCGCACACACTCGCACCTTCTAAAATTCCAATCGCAAGCTCACTAGACCCAAGCAGTGGTGTGGCGAGACCGCGAGAGCACGAAGAAGCATGGCTGCGCGCATCACGGCAACGTTCCTCCCCATCCTCTCTCTGCTCCTGCTACTCGCGGACACCGGCGCCGCTGAGGACGACAAGGCGTTCGTGTACGCCGGCTGCTCGCAGGGGCGGTACGACGCCGGGACGCAGTACGAGTCCGGCGTGGACTCCGTGCTCACCTCGCTCGCCAACAGCGCGCCCTACGCCCCCTACGCCAACATCACCTCCCCCTCGGCAGCAGCCCCAGTGGCCGGCCTCTACCAGTGCCGCTCCGACCTCCCCGCCGCCGTCTGCAACGGGTGCGTCCGCTCCGCCATCTCCAGGCTCTCCTCCCTCTGCTCCTGGTCCACCGGCGGCGCCGTGCAGCTACACGACTGCTTCGTGCGCTACGGGAACGACTCCTTCGTCGGGAAGCCGAACACGGCCGTGCTCTTCAAGAAGTGCGGCGGCTCGCCTGGGGACGCCGGCGGTGTGGCTATGAGGGACTCGGCGCTCGGCGCGCTGGCTGCCGCCGCGGCGCCCGCCGGGGGAGGGTACCGAGCGGGCGGATCCGGGGGCGTGCAGGCCATGTCGCAGTGCGTGGGGGACCTCGACGCCAAGGCATGCTCCGACTGCGTCTCGGCCGCGGCCAGCCAGCTCAAGGCCGGGTGCGGCTCCGCCACCACCGGCGAGGTGTACCTCGGCAAGTGCTACGCTCGGTTCTGGTCTAACGGTGGCGGCTTtgccagcagcaacgccgtgcacGGTGAGCGGCTGTTTCTTGCCGTCGCCGGCGGTTTCTTCGCTTCGGTGGTCTACTTCTCGCTGGTGCTAGCGTAGTTACAGTTGCAGGTTTGCACTTTGCAGTATTGTGTTAAGATTAGCTATGTTGTGCTATTGCAAACGCGTATGTCGTCGTAATGCTCGTATGATACAGTGCACTTTTGCTCTGGACGTGCTTAGCAAAAAAATATCATACTCGTACGTGTAAGCTGTAACCTAGCTGAATCTCTGAAGTGTGTAACTGTAAATCTGATCTAATATAATGGAGTTTAAATTATGTTTGCATTGCATTCTTCTATTTAGTCGTAGTTTCTACTTTCAACTTCCAACGAGTACGTACCCTCTAACCATGTAATGCTTCTGTAGCATCTCAGTGGTTTATACAAAGCGCCAACACGACCTCCTGACAACCATTCAGCCATTCAGAATTTCAGATAACCGTACAATGTAAGTATAGAGAAAAGCATACATATATGCGGTTATTCAGAATTTCAGATAACCATACCACATATAATGTAGTATAGTGATTAGTGTTTCATAAAAACCACCACTCTAAGTAGGGTTTCAAAAACCCGCCACATTACATGTAAGTATTTAGATAACCATACCGGATACAAGGTTTTCTAATTCTACAGTAGCAAGCACATGCAATAATTATTTTCAGCGCACATAGACAGAATGCAAGGCCTTGCTGAACCGACCCATCATGCAGCGCTCGCATGTCACAAGCAGAACATGATGGATACAAAAGAGCTTTAATTTTGCCCGCTTTATCTTTGCTTTGTTGATTTTTGATGTGGAGTCGCTTTAGACCAGCCACACTGGTGCGCCGATTCAGCAAAATATGTGTCAGAGGTTGGACTCGGCTTGGTTATGTTGTAGTGTATAGAATGGACCGTGTTCACCTCCTCTGCATGTGCATGAATGCATCCATCCATGAATGCCCTCACAATTTTGCCACAGTTGCATGAAAGAAGCGAACCATGTTACTGCACCGCTTCTTGCACTGTATAGAACCGATTCAAGAGAAGGAGAGAGAAGGGTCAGGGATCAATTTTGGCATAGGGTGTGGCTGGTCTTATTGATTGCCGCCACTAGGTTCAGCTCAAGTTTTAGCAGTACTATATCGCAAAGTTGGTTCAAATGATTCAGCTTTCTCACAGCCAAAACTTTGAAATAATGGAGGGATATCTCTAGTATCCAACTGTGTACGACGTCGATCAGTGGCGTGCGCGGTTCCTGCTTTTTGTAAGCTTTTGGTACTGGTAGTCTAACCTTTCACCGTTTACAAGGCAGTAAACATGCTGGCTTTGGATTAAGTTGATATTCTCTGACTACGAGCAGCAAATATGATTCGCTGCGATCGTTAGCAGTTCTGGATTGGTGAGGAGCTTACCTCTCCACTGGAATGCTAGCTTCAAGTAAAACTGTAAAAGCTATAATCAGAGGATGTGCGACACTTCGAGAGCTATGATTGAATCAACTTGCTCGAACGCTGCCTTTGCCTTTGCCCGTCTCTGTCCTCATCGATTAGCTCTCTTTCTAGGTCAAAAGGATGAGCACCAGCAGAGCCATGCATGGTGCACCGAGAGGAGCAACTTAATTAGTAGGAGATTGCGCGACACCGCCGGAACGGTGTGTTGGAATTTGTATATGCGAAAGAGAGTCCACGCACCACGCACCAACCCGGCCGCTTTTTGGACTTTGGTGGAGGATCAGAGAGTATAGTGAGCACATATTTCTTGGAAGGAGGCCACAAACCGTGTACAGATTTACTGTTCTCTAAAGTTTGATCCGTAATTGAATGTAGGCCAACAAGTAATTTCAGAATAGGTTAGCGTTTTACtccttttcattttttgattaagTCATCTTCTTCATCTGGAATGTGCAGGAGACCTGAGTAACTTTGGGCAAATAGCTCACGCACGACGTCTTTCAGTGGAATTGGCTAGGAGGCGACATCGTTGGTGGTAATTGCCCAGGAACGACAACACAGACGGTCCAAACACCCCAGACATGACATGGGCCTTAAACGCAACTTATGCTAGTTGCCTGGCCCCACACATGACACAGCTTGTCCTCTGACCATGGGACTCACACCTTGTCCATTGACCGCGGGAAGCGCTGTACTTGGGCCGGATTCcttgggaggggggggggggggggggaaggcaAATGGGCTGGGGGCGAGAAATAGAGTTGCATACCAAATTTAGTGGACAAACGGGCCAAATagtcagaaaagaaaagaaatggaTATATATCATAGCAGCCCACCTAATATTTATATAATATTCATAATAATACATTTATTTTATCCTCTAGGGGAACCCAAACGCTAGCCTACTCCGTCTTCGGGCCAACCTCGTCGCtgccttcttctccgccagcttgGTCTCGACCTAGGCCTTCCTCTCTGCCCTCTCCGCCAGCTTGGCCTCGACCCGGGCCTTCCTCTCTGCCCTCTCCGCTAGCTTGGCCTCGACCCGGGCCTTCCTCTCCGCACTCTCCGCCAGCTGAGCCTGCTTACTCGCCTCGGCGCACTGCTTCCTTGCCGCCGCCCTCTGCTCCTTACGCGTCCCAGCAGCAGCCTCCCTCTGCGCCGCCTTGGCGAAGTACCTCTCGACGGCCGCGTCAGAGAGCTTGCCGATCCTCTTGAGCTTGCCGGGGTCGGGGTGGTGGACGAAGTGGCCATCCAACTCGTCGGGGGTGTCGGAGTCGGGAGCGGTGCGTCGCCCGCGCCTTCTCGGATGTTCCTCCGGCGCATGCTCCCACCAATGGAGCCTCTCTGGGTGGTTATACTCATCGCTAACCTCGTCGGAGCTGCTAAAAGGGGAGTATGGCGACATGACATCGAGGGTTTTTTAGGAGAGGGTTTGAGGCAAAGGGGCAGTGGAGCTTTTCGAAgatgaagaagcagaggaagtTGATGCTCACTATTTATTAACCCGGGGCGAGGAAGTTGAGAGGTGAAGTGAATTAATTGGGGGAGATGATGTGTGCGCCGCGCTGCAATCACTGCAAAAATAGTTACGATGTGACATCATTCATTGCACGATGGGTTGCGCTCCTCTGCGTCGACCAGCTGTGCAAGCGGGGCCCACTATGGCTAGCCCAACGGACCAACGAGTGTACCTCCTGTTAGAACAGAAAAAGGGTACCGCTCTCTATTAGAAAAAAAGTGTACCGCTCTGTTAGAAAAAAAAGTGTACCGCTTCCCAGCCAATGAGGTAGCAGAGCCGTATATCCCACGGATCCGTTGCAAGGGCAAGATCGAACGGCCACGGTTACACGGATGGACGGTCGACGTTGCGAACAAAGCCTCACACGGATCACCCAGGGAATCATTCTACCATAGCATATCGGACGACCCGGGGAGCGCGGTAGGGTTAGATCAACGGCTCAGTTTGGTCAATAGGGTTAGTGAtaggtctccaacgtatccataatttatgatgttccatgcttgttttatgacaatacttacatgttttgcttgcactttataatgtttttatgcgttttccggaactaacctattaacaagatgccacagtgccagttcctgttttctgctgtttttggttccagaaaggctgttcgggcaatattctcggaattggacgaaatcaacgccaaggatcttatttttcccgggaggctccaaaacaccgaaggggagtcggaggagagccagggggacaccacacaggtgggccgcgggccacaccctggccgcgccggcctggtgtggggccaccctgtcgcccctcctgcgccgcctcttcgcctatttaagccctttcgacctaaaaacgcagtaccaattgacgaaactccagaaagactccaggggcgccgccgccatcgcgaaactccaattcgggggacagaagtctctgttccggcaccctgccgggacggggaagtgcccccggaagccatctccatcgacgccaccgcctccatcatgctccgtgagtagttcccccatggactacgggttctagcagtagctagttggtactctctatcccatgtacttcaatacaatgatctcatgagctgccttacatgattgagattcatctgatgtaatcggtgttgtgtttgttgggatccgatggattgatacattatgattagtctatctataaagtttgtgaagttattgttgctgcaatcttgttatgtttaatgcttgtcactagggcccgagtggcatgatcttagatttgagctttataattattgcttagattgtatctacaagttgtatgcacatgtcgctgtccggaaccaaaggccccgaagtgacagaaatcgggacaaccggaggggatggcggtgatgtgaggatcacatgttttcacagagtgttaatgctttgctccggtactctattaaaaggagtaccttaatatccagtagattcccttgaggcccggctgccaccggctggtaggacaaaagatgttgtacaagtttctcattgcgagcacgtatgactatatatggaaaacatgcctacatgatta includes the following:
- the LOC127306226 gene encoding plasmodesmata-located protein 6; the protein is MAARITATFLPILSLLLLLADTGAAEDDKAFVYAGCSQGRYDAGTQYESGVDSVLTSLANSAPYAPYANITSPSAAAPVAGLYQCRSDLPAAVCNGCVRSAISRLSSLCSWSTGGAVQLHDCFVRYGNDSFVGKPNTAVLFKKCGGSPGDAGGVAMRDSALGALAAAAAPAGGGYRAGGSGGVQAMSQCVGDLDAKACSDCVSAAASQLKAGCGSATTGEVYLGKCYARFWSNGGGFASSNAVHGERLFLAVAGGFFASVVYFSLVLA